AGCCCGACGACGCCTACCCAACAACGCGACGCACCAGAGCCAGACGGCGCTCGGGGGCAGTTGTTTGGCGACTTGCGCGAACGCGACGGACGCGGATGAGGCGACGGACGCTGGGGCGAACAATCCTCGGCGACGCGCACAGCAACGCGACGCACCCGGACCCGGCAACGCCCCGGGACGATTGCCTGGCGACGTGCCCACCGCCACGGACCCGGATGAGACGACGGCCCGGGGAGAGCCAATGCCCGCGACGCACACAGCAACACGACGGACCCAAACCAGGCGGCACCCGCGTGCAATGCCCGGCGACGTACGCAACGCGACAAACCCGCACGCGACCACAGACCACGGGAGGCCAATGCCCGGGACGCACACAGCAACACGACGGGCCCGAACCGGACGGTACCCGAAGGGATGCCCCGCGACGTACGCAACGCGACGGTTCCGGACGGGACCACGGGGCCGGGCAGGACAGGCCAGAGACGCGGCAGCAACGCGACGGCCTCGGACCAGGCGGCGCTCGGAGGGCGGTGCTTGGCGATGTGCGCCACGCGACGGACCGAAATGCGACGACGGGCCACGGGCGGCCAATGCCCGGGACGCGCACAGCAACGCGACGGACGCGCACGCGACCACAGACCACGGATGGCCAAATGCCCGGGACGCGCGCAACAACGCGACGGGCCAAACCAGACGGCGCTCGGTGGCAGTTGCTTGGTGACCTGCGCGAACGCGACGGACGCGGATGAGGCGACGGAGCCGGGGACGAGCAGTCGCGGGGCAGGAGCGTTGGATGTCGCCGCCCTAGCCGAGCCTGTCGTAGACCTTCGCGGGGGACGAGCAGTCGCGGGGCAGGAGGGCGTTGGATGCGAATGAGCCGACGGGCAGGGAACGGACAATGGCAGGGGACGCGCCGTTCGGGCGGGGGTTGGTGAGGGCGCGCCGTTCGGGCGGGGGTTGGTGTGGCGGTGTGCGGTGGGGGGTTCAGGCCAGGTTGTGGCGGGTGTAGGCGGGGGGGCGCCAGCCGAGGATGCCCTCGATCATGCGGACGGCGGGGACGATCTCGGCGACATCGTGGACGCGGACGATGCGGGCGCCCTGCAGAATGCAGATCGAGACGGTGGCTATCGTCGCCTCGATCCGTTCCCGTTGGTCGCGGTCGACGGTCTCGCCGATGAAGTCCTTGTTGGAGACGGCGGCCAGGACCGGATGGCCGATATCGGCGATCTCGGTGAGGCGGCGGGTCAGTTCGAGCGAATGGTAGGTGTTCTTGTTGAGGTCGTGACCGGGGTCGATGATGATGCGGTCGGCGGGAATTCCCCGGCTCAGGGCGACGTCCACGCGGGCCCGCAGGAAATCGGCGACCTCACGGGTCACGTCCTCATAGGTGGGGCGCGGAAAGGGAGTGCGCGGGTTCGCCAAACTGTGGGTGACGATGAGCACGGTCTTGCACTCGGCCACCACGTCGGCCAGGCCGAGGTCGTGAATGCCGCTGGTGTTGTTGAGGACGTCGGCGCCGGCGGCGAACGCGGCGCGCGCGACCTCGGGACGGTAGGTCTCCACCGAGATCACGGCCTCGGTCCGTTCGCGGGCCGCCGCGATGAGGGGGACGACCCGGTCGATCTCCTCCTGCTCGCCGACCTCGGGACCCGGGCCGAAGGGGACGCCACCGATGTCCAGCCAGTCGGCCTCGTTGGCAATGGCGTTCTCGACGGCCTCGATCGCCTTGTCGAGTGCGAAGGTCCGACCCCGGTCGTGGAACGAGTCCGGGGTGCGGTTGATAATCGCCATCACCGCGACCTGGCGGGAGAAGTCAAAGGTCCGGGCGCCGATGGTCCGTCGAGGACTGATGATGTCCGGATGGTAGATCTTTGATTCCCGTCCCGCCACCGTTCCTACCCACCTTCAGTCGTGATCCCGACCAGCATAGCGGCTGCGGTCTCGGCACCGGACGCACCCGGCCGGGCCGTCCGCCGAGGGACCGTCGACCCAGGTGAGCACCCCTGCTCCGAGCGGCGAGCCGCCGGTGTGATGAATGGTCCAGAGGATTTCCCCCCTCCCGGACGGCGCGGACGGGGACCATATTCAGAACGACATCGATTCACCGGACGAATCCTTGGAGTTCGTCCGCCCTTCCGTTCGATTCGGCTCCTTCGCCGACCTTTCCCGCGATCGGGTCGCCGTGCGTTCCGTCGTCATGTCGGCAACGGACCGATGAGCGAGGCGCCGAAGGAATGCAGGCCCTCGTCCACGCCATCCCGGAACGGAGGCACCCGTCTCGACCGTCGCCGCCACCGGGTCGAGAGCGGAGTACCGACTGAACCGACGGACCCCGGCGGCATGATCATGGCGACGGCCCAGGCGCTTCCGATGCCATGGCCGGCCCGCGGCGATGCGGTGAGGACCCTCCCCCGCACACTGCTCCGACCCGCCCGGAAAGGCGGGGTTCGCCTGGTAGTGAGAGTGCCCCCGGCAGGATTCGAACCTGCGGCACACGGTTTAGGAAACCGTTGCTCTATCCCCTGAGCTACGGGGGCCCGACGCCGGTCTGAGCCTAGCGGACCCGGCCGGGCGTTCGCTGCGCGCGGTGATCATTGCACGCGGGTGCGCCGCGGCCCGGGTGAGGTCCGCCGCCTCGGCCGTCGTCCGGTACAGGGTACGACGTCGGGCGGGCGTTCTGCGCGGGGATATCCGGCTGATGCGCCCGTGACGCCGTGGCCGTCGCCGGGCTTGATCGTTCCCCGTGCGGGCGAGGCGGCTCCGGGGGGTTCCAGGTCGGTTCGACCCGGGTTCGAGAGGGGGGCCGGAGGCTCGACGTGCAGGCACGGAGCGTCGGGAGGGAGTGGGCATGGGCGATGCGGTGAAGGCGGTCAAGCCGGTCACGCTGGTCACGGGTGCCAGTGGGGGGATCGGGCTGGAGGTGGCCCGGCGGCTCGCGGAGCGGGGGGCGCGGGTCCATCTGTGCGCGCGGCGGGCCGAGGAGTTGGCCGCCGCGGTGAAGGCGTTGCAGGACGACGGGCTCGACGTCGACGGGACCACGTGCGACGTGGCGGACGCCGAGCAGATCCGGGAGTACGTCAGGGCGGCGGTCGAGCGGTTCGGGCCGGTGGACATCCTGGTGAACAACGCGGGGCGCAGCGGTGGCGGGGTCACCGCGCAGATCGCCGACGAGCTGTGGCTGGACGTCATCAACACCAATCTCAACAGCGTGTTCCTCATGACCAAGGAGGTGCTCAACGCCGGGGGGATGCTGGCGAAGGGGCGGGGGCGGATCATCAACATCGCCTCCACGGGAGGCAAGCAGGGCGTGGTGCACGGGGCGCCGTACTCGGCCTCGAAGCACGGGGTGGTGGGGTTCACCAAGGCGCTCGGGCTGGAGTTGGCGCGGACCGGGATCACCGTCAACGCGGTGTGTCCGGGGTTCGTGGAGACGCCCATGGCGGCGAAGGTGCGGGAGCACTACGCGGGGATCTGGGAGGTCTCCACGCAGGAGGCGTTCGACCGGATCACCGCGCGGGTCCCGATGGGTCGGTACGTGGAGACGCGGGAGGTCGCCGCGATGGTCGAGTACCTGGCGGGCGACGAGGCCGCGGCGGTCACCGCCCAGGCCATCAACGTCTGCGGTGGGCTGGGCAACTACTGACCGCGCGGGCCGGAACCGCCGGCGGGCGGGGACCCTCCCGGTGAGGGCCCGCCCGTCGGCGTTCCGGTTCACCGCGCGGGCGGCGGAAGGTGCCGCCGGTCGCCCAGCGCGTCGAGGATCGCGTTCTGTCTGCGGTCGCGTTCCCGGCTGAGGTCCTCGAACGATCGTCGGCCGAAGGTTCGGTCCGCCTGCCGGAGCAGCAGATCCCTGGTCCGTTCGTCCATGGGCGGGCGGCCGAGCCCCTCCCAGAAGGGTTCGAGGTGGACGCCCAGGTGGTCGAGCCAGTGGCGGAGGCCGCCGGGGCCGCCGTTGAGGTGGAGGGCCTGGAAGGGGCCGATCGTGGCCCAGCGCAGGCCGATCGACGAGGTGACGATGGTGTCGAGCTGTTCGACCGTCACCACGCCCTCCCGGACGAGGTGGACGGCCTCGCGCAGGAGAGCCGACTGGAGCCGGTTGGCGGCGAAGCCCGGGAGGGCCCGTCCGAGGACCACGGGCACCTTGCCGAGGCCCCGATAGAAGGACACGACGCGTTCGACCAACTCGGGGGGTGCCGCCTCGCCGGTCACCACCTCCACCAGCGGGACGACGTGCGGCGGGTTGAACGGGTGCCCTACGACGACCCGTTCGGGTTCCTTGAGGCGGACGCCGAGGGCCGCCGGGGTGAGGGTCGAGGTGGACGACAGCAGCAGGGCGTCGGCGGGGGCCGCCCGTTCCATGCGGGCGAACAGGTCCTGCTTCAGCTCCAGGTCCTCGGGGGCGTTCTCCTGGACGGCGTCGACGCCGTCGAGCGCCCGTTCCAGGTCCGGTTCGACGGTGAGCCGGTCGAGCAGCGCCTCGGGAGGGGCGGCTCCTGGAACGGCGGGGGCGTGGAGTTCGAGGGCCTCCGCGACGAGGCGGCGCGCGTCGGGGCGGCGGCTGTTCACCCGGACGTCCAGGCCCCTGGCCAGGAAGAGGGTGGCCCAGCCGAGCCCGATGGTGCCGGCGGCGACGACGGCGACGGTGCGGGGCGCGGCGGTCATGCGCCGGCCCCCGACGTGCCGGCGCTCGGGGCGGTGCCCGCGCTCGGGGCGGTGGCGGCGTGGGCCAGCGTCGCCCGGCTGTTGCGCCCGAGGGCCTCCCGCACATGGGCGCGGGCGTCGGCCAGGCCGTGGCCGGGGCCGAGGACCTCGACCACCGCGGACGGATCGAGGGCGACCGTGTGCCGTGCGGTCGCCACCGCGCCGGTGGCGCCTTCGGAGAAGGTCCACAGGCCGCAGTGGCCGAGCAGCAGACGCGGGGTGACCCGCTGTTTGTAGGCGATCCACTCGGGGGCGCGGCAGATGCGGATCGAGGAGGTGGTGTGCGTGGAGCCGTCCGCGGTGACGGTGTCCATCTCCAGTTCCTGGACCCCGGGCGTCGGCTCGCCGAGCCGTACCCGGTCGACGTGTGGAAGGCGTTCCTCCCAGAGGTCCGCCCGCTCGACGAAGTCGTACGCCGCGGCGGCCGTCGTTCGCGACAGTTCCACCGTGTCGGTGAACGAGAAGACCACCGCGTCGACGGGGTGCCCGATCTCGGCGACGCGGGCGAGCGCCGCGAGTTCCTCCGGGCTGTTGCGATGCAGCGCCTCGGTGATCCACTCGACGGCCCCCGGGTCGTCGTCGACCGCGCTGAAGTGATGCCGCAGCACCACCTCGGTCCGGCCGTCGGCCAGCGGCCGGAACGACCACTCCCCGCCCATGGAGGCGACGGGAGCCCGGCTGCGCTGTTGGGCGAACGTCACCCGCGGGCGTCCGGGGTCGAGGGTGCGGCGCGACACCCAGTCGGCCACACCGCCGTTCACGAGCGCCCAGATCTCGAACCGCTCGGCCGTCGCCGTTCGTTCCAGATGACGGACGTGGACGCTCGGGCCGAAGATGACCGGCCAGCGCGTGACGTCCGCCACCAGGTCGTACACGGTGGACGGCGGGGCGGCCACCACGAGCCGGTGCTCGGTGCGGTGCAGGGGCGGGGCGCTCACGCGGCGGCCACCGAGTTCGCCAGCTCCAGCAGGGCCACCGGGGTCTCCGCGGCGACGACGTCGTCGTCGGGCAGGTCGATGCCGTAGTCCTGCTTGATGCGCGCCGCGGTCTCCATGAGCGCGAGCGAGTCGTAGCCCAGCTCCTCGAACGTGCGGTCCGAGAAGTCGGCGTCCAGCTCGATGCCGGCGCACTCGACGAGCACGCGGCGCAGGTCGTCGATGCCGATCTCTGCCATGTCGTTCTCCTCCAGGGGTTCAGTTCTGCGGGGCGCGGACGACGAGGGCGGAGTTGAAGCCCCGCCGGCCGCGCGCGAGCACCATCGCGGCGGCCACCGGGAGCCGGCGCGGCTCGCCGAGGACCAGGTCGAGGCCGTAGTCGGCGGGTACCCGGGTGGTGTTGGCGGTCGCCGGGACGAGGGCGTCGCGGATCGACAGCAGGGCGGCGACCAGGTCGAGCGGGCCACCGCCGGCGTAGAGACGGCCGGTGAGCCCCTTGGGCGCGGTCACCGGGACGCCGCGGTCGCCGAACAGCCCGCTGATCGCCGCGGCCTCGGCGCGGTCCAGCTCCGGGATGCCCGCGGCGTCCGCGTAGACGACGTCGATGTCGGCGGGGCCGAGGCCGGCGTCGGCGAGCGCCAGCTCGGCCGCCCGGCGCAGCCCGGGGGGTCGTCCCGAGCCGGGTCTCGGGTCGAACGTCGCCGCGTACCCGGCGATCTCACCGTAGATCGTGGGCGCGCCGCGGTCGCGGGCCGAGTCGGCGTCCTCGACCACGAGCATCGCGCCGCCCTCCCCGGGGAGGTGGCCGCCCGCGGAGGTGTCGAACGGCACGTAGGCGCGCTTCGGGTCCTGCACGGTGCTGACCCGTCCGCCCGCGAGCTGGGACGCCCAGCCCCACGGGTCGAACGCGGAGTCGACGCCGCCGCTGACCACGAGCGCGGTGCCCCGGCGGACGGTCCGGCGGGCGTGGCCGAGCGCGTCCAGCCCGCCGGCCTGCTCGGCGACGAACGCGGCGCCGGGGCCCCGCATCCCGTTGCGGATCGAGACCTGGCCGGTGGTGACCGCGTAGAACCAGGCGAACGACTCGTAGACGCTGACGAACTCCGGCCCCTTGCTCCACAGCTTGTGGAACTCGCGGTGGGTGAACTCGAAGCCGCCCAGGGCGTTGGAGGTGATCACTCCCATCGCGTAGTCGGCCAGGTCGCCCTCGTTCACCGCGGCGTCGGCCAGCGCCCAGTCGGCGGCGGCCAACGCCAACCGCGTGGAGACGTCGGTCTGGGGGAGCAGCCGGTTCGGCAGGTGCTCCCCGGCGTCGAAGTCCGTGATCCGCCCCGCCCATCTCGTCGGGTGGCCCGAGGCGTCGAACCGGTCCAGCTCCCGGATCCCGCTGTGCCCGGCGAGGGTCGCCCGCCAGAACCGTTCGGTCCCCAGGCCGTTGGGGGCGGCCACGCCGATGCCGGTGATCACCGCCCCGCCGCTCACCGGTCCACCTCCGGACGGCGCAGCACCATCGCGCTCTGGAACCCGCCGAATCCGCTGCCGACCGTGAGCACGGTGTCGACGCGCAGGTCGCGTGCGGTCAGCGGCACGTAGTCCAGGTCGCACTCGGGGTCGGGCCGGTGGAGGTTGGCCGTGGGGGGCACGACGTCGTGCTCGATCGCCAGGGCGCAGGCCGCGATCTCGATGGAGCCGATGGCGCCGAGCGAGTGCCCGACCATCGACTTGATCGAGCTGACCGGCACCCGGTGGGCGTGCTCGCCGAGGCTGCGTTTGAAGGCGGCGGTCTCGTGCCGGTCGTTCTGTCGGGTGCCGGAGCCGTGCGCGTTGACGTAGTCGATGGCGGTGGGGTCCAGCCGGGACTGGTCCAGCGCGACCCGGATGGCCTCGGCCATCTCCCGGCCGTCCCTCTTCAGGCCGGTCATGTGGTGGGCGTTGCACCGGGTGGCGTAGCCCGTGACCTCCGCGTAGACGTGGGCGCCCCGGGCGCGGGCCGCCTCGAACTCCTCCAGTACGAACATCGCGGCGCCCTCGGCGAGCACGAACCCGTCGCGGCTCCCGTCGAAGGGTCGCGAGGCGTGCTCGGGGTCGTCGTTGCGCGCGGTGGTCGCCTTGATCGCGTCGAAGCAGGCGACCACGATCGGGGTGATGGGCGTGTCGGTGGCGCCCGCGATCATGATGTCGACGGCGCCCTCGCCGATGAGGGCGGCCGCGTGGCCGACCGCGTCCAGGCCGGACGTGCAGCCGTCGGACACCATGGTCACCGGCCCCTCCGCGCCCACCTCCCACGCGACCTCGGCGGGCATCGCCCCCGGGCTGAGGTAGTCGAACATGTGCGGGGACAGGTAGTCGGGGTCGACCAGCCACTCGCGACCCGCGTCGGACATGACCAGGTACTCGTTCTCCAGGCTGGTCGCCGAGGCGACCGCGCTGCCGAGGGCGACCCCGCGCCGGTGCGGATCGGCGGCCTCCAGGTCCAGACCGCTGTCGGCGACCGCGTCGCGCGTGCACGCGACCGCGAACTGGGTGGCCCGGTCCATCCGGCGGATCTGGCGCGGGCTCAGGCCCTCCGCCACCGGATCGAAGTCGGCCTCGGCGGCGACCTGGGACCGGAAGGGGGACGGGTCGAAGAACGAGATCCGCCGGGTGGCCGTACGGCCCTGGGTCAACAGCTCCCAGAACTCCTTGGTCCCCGTTCCGCCCGGGGCGCGGACTCCCATCCCGGTGATCACCACACGGCGGGACACGTCGCACCCCCAGGGTTCGAGCAGGACATCGTGATTACGTTCCTTTCGCCTTCACCGGCCGACTCAGGCGTTCGTCGACCGGCGGCGGACAGACGCCGTGAAGCGACTCCCAACCTGTGGCCCCGCGCTCGAGGGCTGCTCGAAACCGGATGGGTCACCGCTGGACGCGTGAGGACGACCCGTGCGTCGGGCGGTGCGGGAGGGCGCTTCGCGGGTCGGCGTCGTTCACGACCAAGAATGTTCTTCGCGTTTTCGGTCGGCGGAGAACGCACCGTTCGCGAAACTCGACGGGATGTCCAATGTCCGCCCGCGATCAGGCGTCCCCGAGTGGTCCGCGTCGGGCCCGACGCTCCCCCCGACACCCGGGCCCGGGAGCGTTGACCAATTCTGTGTTATCCTCTACTGCGGTAAGAAATGGCCCCATTTTTGACCGTCCGAGTATAGTTGCATTCGCCGTAACTCCGATCCCTGGGATTCTTGGAGTCACCGTGCACAGAGTCGCTTCGACAGTCCGATGGCGCACCGTGGAGACGGCGTGATCACGATCCTCCTCGCAGAGGACGTGCGAATGATCCGCGGCGCGCTGACCGCACTCATCCACCTCGAGGACGACCTCCGGGTCGTGGCCGAGACCGACCGCGGGGACTCCATCATCCGGTTGGTGCACGAGCACCGTCCCGACGTCGCCGTCATCGACATCGACCTGCCCGGCCTGGACGGGCTCTCGGCCGCCGCCGAGCTGCGGGAGAAGTTCCCCGACTGCAGGGTCCTGATCCTCACCGGGCTCGCGCAGGCGGGGCTGCTGCAGCGGGCCGTCGCGGTCGGGGCGGGAGGCTACCTGCTCAAGGACGCGCCGCCCGCCGAGCTGACCGAGGCCATCCGCAAGGTGGCCGCGGGGCACCGGGTGTTCGACCCCCAGCTCGTGCTGGCCGCGTCCCACCACCCCACGACCCCGCTGACCGGGCGGGAGATCGAGGTGCTGCGGCTCGCGGCGGAGGGCGACACCCCGCACGAGATCGCCGATCGGCTGCAGATCTCGGTTCGGACCGTCCGCAACCACCTCACGGTGATCGTCAACAAGCTCAACGCCCGCAACCGGATCGACGCGGTCCGCATCGCCAGGGAGGCGGGACTGCTGGTCTGAGCCCGGCGGCGGGCCGGGCGGGGGCTCAGGCGCCGGTGGTGACCGCCACCGGCACCTCCGCCACCAGCCCGAACCAGCCGTTGCGCTGGACCCCGGCGGAGAGCCGGCCGTCGATCGCGCGCAGCCGGTCGGCCAGGTTGGCCAGGCCGGCCCCGCCGACGCCGCCGAGGGGCCCGGCGGCCGGCGCGCGCCCGCCCACGCCGTCGTTGAGGATGGACAGCACGATGACGCCGTCCTGCTCCGCCGCCTCGATCCGGCAGTGGCGGACGCGGCTGTGGCGCAGGACGTTGGTGACCCCCTCGCGGAGCACGGCGGCCAGCACCGTGTCGACCTCCGGGGTCGGCGCGTCCAGCGAGATGTCGACGTCCACCCTGACCTCGTCCATGCCGAGCACGTCCCGGGCGAAGGCGGCCTCGCGGGAGAACGACATGGTCCGGTACTCGTTCGACATCGACCGCACGTCGGTCAGCGCCCGTTCGCACAGGGCCAGCAGCGTGCCGGCCTCCTCGTGCGCCCGGTGCGGCCGGGCGTAGATGTCGCGCTTGATCAGCTCGCCCTTGGAGGCGATCACGAAGAGGCTGCCGCCGACCAGGTCGTGCAGATCCCGGGAGAACCGGAGCCGCTCCTCGGTCACCGCGGCCCGCGCCATCGACACCCGGGTGTCGTGGACCGCCGACACCAGCTCGGCGAGCCGGGCGACGCTGAACATGATGATGCCGCCCACCAGGGTGGTCTCGCTCAGACAGGCCGCCGTCACCAGCGACAGCCCGGCGTAGAGCGGGTAGACGACCATCGCGACGCCGATCAGGCCGAAGGCGGTCCAGCCCACCCGGCGGGGTGTCAGCAGCAGAAGGGAGCCGGCGAAGAAGCCCGTCATCACCTCCCACCGCGACTGCTGGAGCATCACGAACATCACCACGAGGGAGCCCTGCACGGTGAGCGTCATGGCCCGCTGGGCGACCGGCGCGCTCCGATACTCCGGCCGGGAGTGCACGAACTGCAGCGCGCAGATCAGCACGATCGCCATCGCGCAGATCGGCTTGGCGCGCGGATCCATGGACTGCCCGAGCAGGCTCAGCAGCCGGAACCCGGAGAACGCGAGCAACAGCGCATAGAGCATTCCACGCGCCGTCCGCGGCGGTGTGA
The DNA window shown above is from Thermomonospora umbrina and carries:
- a CDS encoding acyl carrier protein; this encodes MAEIGIDDLRRVLVECAGIELDADFSDRTFEELGYDSLALMETAARIKQDYGIDLPDDDVVAAETPVALLELANSVAAA
- a CDS encoding SDR family NAD(P)-dependent oxidoreductase; translated protein: MGDAVKAVKPVTLVTGASGGIGLEVARRLAERGARVHLCARRAEELAAAVKALQDDGLDVDGTTCDVADAEQIREYVRAAVERFGPVDILVNNAGRSGGGVTAQIADELWLDVINTNLNSVFLMTKEVLNAGGMLAKGRGRIINIASTGGKQGVVHGAPYSASKHGVVGFTKALGLELARTGITVNAVCPGFVETPMAAKVREHYAGIWEVSTQEAFDRITARVPMGRYVETREVAAMVEYLAGDEAAAVTAQAINVCGGLGNY
- a CDS encoding ketosynthase chain-length factor yields the protein MSGGAVITGIGVAAPNGLGTERFWRATLAGHSGIRELDRFDASGHPTRWAGRITDFDAGEHLPNRLLPQTDVSTRLALAAADWALADAAVNEGDLADYAMGVITSNALGGFEFTHREFHKLWSKGPEFVSVYESFAWFYAVTTGQVSIRNGMRGPGAAFVAEQAGGLDALGHARRTVRRGTALVVSGGVDSAFDPWGWASQLAGGRVSTVQDPKRAYVPFDTSAGGHLPGEGGAMLVVEDADSARDRGAPTIYGEIAGYAATFDPRPGSGRPPGLRRAAELALADAGLGPADIDVVYADAAGIPELDRAEAAAISGLFGDRGVPVTAPKGLTGRLYAGGGPLDLVAALLSIRDALVPATANTTRVPADYGLDLVLGEPRRLPVAAAMVLARGRRGFNSALVVRAPQN
- a CDS encoding beta-ketoacyl-[acyl-carrier-protein] synthase family protein; this encodes MSRRVVITGMGVRAPGGTGTKEFWELLTQGRTATRRISFFDPSPFRSQVAAEADFDPVAEGLSPRQIRRMDRATQFAVACTRDAVADSGLDLEAADPHRRGVALGSAVASATSLENEYLVMSDAGREWLVDPDYLSPHMFDYLSPGAMPAEVAWEVGAEGPVTMVSDGCTSGLDAVGHAAALIGEGAVDIMIAGATDTPITPIVVACFDAIKATTARNDDPEHASRPFDGSRDGFVLAEGAAMFVLEEFEAARARGAHVYAEVTGYATRCNAHHMTGLKRDGREMAEAIRVALDQSRLDPTAIDYVNAHGSGTRQNDRHETAAFKRSLGEHAHRVPVSSIKSMVGHSLGAIGSIEIAACALAIEHDVVPPTANLHRPDPECDLDYVPLTARDLRVDTVLTVGSGFGGFQSAMVLRRPEVDR
- the folP gene encoding dihydropteroate synthase; translated protein: MAIINRTPDSFHDRGRTFALDKAIEAVENAIANEADWLDIGGVPFGPGPEVGEQEEIDRVVPLIAAARERTEAVISVETYRPEVARAAFAAGADVLNNTSGIHDLGLADVVAECKTVLIVTHSLANPRTPFPRPTYEDVTREVADFLRARVDVALSRGIPADRIIIDPGHDLNKNTYHSLELTRRLTEIADIGHPVLAAVSNKDFIGETVDRDQRERIEATIATVSICILQGARIVRVHDVAEIVPAVRMIEGILGWRPPAYTRHNLA
- a CDS encoding response regulator transcription factor, whose product is MITILLAEDVRMIRGALTALIHLEDDLRVVAETDRGDSIIRLVHEHRPDVAVIDIDLPGLDGLSAAAELREKFPDCRVLILTGLAQAGLLQRAVAVGAGGYLLKDAPPAELTEAIRKVAAGHRVFDPQLVLAASHHPTTPLTGREIEVLRLAAEGDTPHEIADRLQISVRTVRNHLTVIVNKLNARNRIDAVRIAREAGLLV
- a CDS encoding aromatase/cyclase, whose product is MSAPPLHRTEHRLVVAAPPSTVYDLVADVTRWPVIFGPSVHVRHLERTATAERFEIWALVNGGVADWVSRRTLDPGRPRVTFAQQRSRAPVASMGGEWSFRPLADGRTEVVLRHHFSAVDDDPGAVEWITEALHRNSPEELAALARVAEIGHPVDAVVFSFTDTVELSRTTAAAAYDFVERADLWEERLPHVDRVRLGEPTPGVQELEMDTVTADGSTHTTSSIRICRAPEWIAYKQRVTPRLLLGHCGLWTFSEGATGAVATARHTVALDPSAVVEVLGPGHGLADARAHVREALGRNSRATLAHAATAPSAGTAPSAGTSGAGA
- a CDS encoding 3-hydroxyacyl-CoA dehydrogenase NAD-binding domain-containing protein; amino-acid sequence: MTAAPRTVAVVAAGTIGLGWATLFLARGLDVRVNSRRPDARRLVAEALELHAPAVPGAAPPEALLDRLTVEPDLERALDGVDAVQENAPEDLELKQDLFARMERAAPADALLLSSTSTLTPAALGVRLKEPERVVVGHPFNPPHVVPLVEVVTGEAAPPELVERVVSFYRGLGKVPVVLGRALPGFAANRLQSALLREAVHLVREGVVTVEQLDTIVTSSIGLRWATIGPFQALHLNGGPGGLRHWLDHLGVHLEPFWEGLGRPPMDERTRDLLLRQADRTFGRRSFEDLSRERDRRQNAILDALGDRRHLPPPAR
- a CDS encoding sensor histidine kinase; this encodes MLYALLLAFSGFRLLSLLGQSMDPRAKPICAMAIVLICALQFVHSRPEYRSAPVAQRAMTLTVQGSLVVMFVMLQQSRWEVMTGFFAGSLLLLTPRRVGWTAFGLIGVAMVVYPLYAGLSLVTAACLSETTLVGGIIMFSVARLAELVSAVHDTRVSMARAAVTEERLRFSRDLHDLVGGSLFVIASKGELIKRDIYARPHRAHEEAGTLLALCERALTDVRSMSNEYRTMSFSREAAFARDVLGMDEVRVDVDISLDAPTPEVDTVLAAVLREGVTNVLRHSRVRHCRIEAAEQDGVIVLSILNDGVGGRAPAAGPLGGVGGAGLANLADRLRAIDGRLSAGVQRNGWFGLVAEVPVAVTTGA